A stretch of DNA from Streptomyces xanthii:
CGACACTCAGGTGCGGCAGCCCCTACGATCGCCCGCGTGACGGACGGCATGGCGGGGGCGTTCTCCGGCCTCTTCCGCAGACGCGGGCGCACGGCGCCGCACGGAGACGAACTGGCCCGGGTCGAGGCGGAGATCACCGCCTTCGGGGAGGCGCTCGCCGGGCATCCCTTCCGGCCGGACCATCAGGCGCACGGCTCCCGGCTCCTCGCCGACCACCAGCGCGCACTGGACGCGTACGAGCGGGCCAAGCGCGACTTCGCCGGCGACCGGACCCTGCGGGACGCCGCCGACGTGCTGCGCGCCCTCGACGAAGGGCGCCACGCACTGGCCTGCGTGGACGCCGCCGTCGCGGGCCGGCCGCGCCCGCACCGGCTTCCCCTCTGCTTCTTCGACCCCCGTCACGGGCCGTCGGCCCAGGAGGTCCGCTGGGCCCCGGCCGGGGGCGCCGCGCGGACGGTCGCCGTCTGCGCCGCCGATGCCGTGCGCCTGGCCGAGGGGCGGGCGCCGATCGAGAGCGGGCTGCGGGAGCGGACCCCGGACCCGCGGGCCGCGTCCCGCACGAAGCGGCGCCCCGCGCACGAACCCGCCCCGCCCGCCTCCGCCGGGGACCCGTACGGGACCTGCCCCCTGCCCGCGGGGACGCGGCAGCGCCGGGAGAACCGCGGCAGCGCGGAAGTGCAGCTGAGCCGCACCGACCGGCGCGCGCCCGCGCTGCTGGTGGTTCACCTGGAGCGGGCCGACGGCTCCTGGGCCGACCTGACCGGCCCGGCGGGCGCCGGCGGGCAGCGCCGGCAGCTCCTCACGCACGGCTCCGTGCTGACGCGGGCCGTCGTCCCGGTCCCCGCCGACGGCCGGGACACGATCCATCTGTCCCTGCACACCCGGCGCGGGTGGCGGATCTGGCTGCACCCGATGGAGGACATCCCGCTCCTGACGGGCGAGGTCAGCTCGACCGGCACGTACGTCCTGCGGCATCCCGGCGGCCGGGAGCCGCTGCGTGTCACCCAGCACGAGGGGTCCGCCTTCTCGCTGCACGCCCTGCGGTCCGACTTCCGGCCCGGGGAACTCCTGTGCTAGGGGACCGGCGTGTTCACGGCCGCGGCCCTCGCGCCGAAGAAGCCCTGCCTGCTGTACGTCCGCTCGCGCGGCCCGTGGACGCTCGCCCCGACGGGGGCTCCCAATCGGCGCTGAGCCCTCTTTTGGAAGTGTGACGTTCGCCGCTCCGGGCGAGGGGGCTGGGCAGCATGGTTACTCGCAAGTAGCATGAAGGGGTGAGCGCGCGCTCAGGTGCGCGCCGCGGCAGTGCCGTCCCGCATCTTGGAGGAGAGCCATCGTGCCTCGTACCGTCAGGGACGTCGTCTTCGTCGACGGCGTCCGCACCCCGTTCGGCAAGGCGGGCCCGAAGGGCATCTACCACGAGACCCGGGCCGACGACCTCGTCGTCAAGGCGATCCGCGAGCTGCTGCGCCGCAACCCGGCCCTCGACCCGGCCAAGATCGACGAGGTCGCCATCGCCGCGACCACGCAGATCGGCGACCAGGGTCTGACCCTGGGCCGCACGGCCGGCATCCTGGCCGGGCTGCCGCAGTCCGTCCCCGGCTACTCGATCGACCGCATGTGCGCCGGCGCGCTGACCGCCGTGACGACGACCGCCGGCTCCATCGCGTTCGGCGCCTACGACGCCGTCATCGCCGGTGGCGTCGAGCACATGGGCCGCCACCCCATGGGTGAGGGCGTCGACCCGAACCCGCGCTTCGTCAGCGAGAAGCTGGTCGACGAGTCCGCCCTGTTCATGGGCATGACCGCCGAGAACCTGCACGACCGCTACCCGACCATCACCAAGAAGCGCGCCGACGAGTACGCCGTGCGCTCGCAGGAGAAGGCCGCGAAGGCGTACGCGAACGGCAAGATCCAGCAGGACCTGGTCCCGATCTCCGTGCGCAACACCAACGCCGAGGTCGGCGAGACGGGCTGGGGCCTGGTCACCGCCGACGAGCCGATGCGCCCGGGCACGACCCTGGAGAACCTCTCGGGTCTCAAGACGCCGTTCCGCACGCACGGCCGCGTCACGGCCGGCAACGCCGCGGGTCTCAACGACGGCGCCACCGCCTCGATCATCGCCTCCGAGGACTTCGCCCGGGAGAACAACCTCCCGGTCAAGATGCGCCTCGTCTCCTACGCCTTCGCCGGCGTCGAGCCCGAGGTCATGGGCTACGGCCCGATCCCGGCCACGGAGAAGGCCCTCGCCAAGGCCGGCCTGTCGATCTCGGACATCGGCCTGTTCGAGGTCAACGAG
This window harbors:
- a CDS encoding thiolase family protein encodes the protein MPRTVRDVVFVDGVRTPFGKAGPKGIYHETRADDLVVKAIRELLRRNPALDPAKIDEVAIAATTQIGDQGLTLGRTAGILAGLPQSVPGYSIDRMCAGALTAVTTTAGSIAFGAYDAVIAGGVEHMGRHPMGEGVDPNPRFVSEKLVDESALFMGMTAENLHDRYPTITKKRADEYAVRSQEKAAKAYANGKIQQDLVPISVRNTNAEVGETGWGLVTADEPMRPGTTLENLSGLKTPFRTHGRVTAGNAAGLNDGATASIIASEDFARENNLPVKMRLVSYAFAGVEPEVMGYGPIPATEKALAKAGLSISDIGLFEVNEAFAVQVLAFLEHYGIADDDARVNQYGGAIAFGHPLASSGVRLMTQLARQFEEQPEVRYGLTTMCVGFGMGATVIWENPHFEGDK